The following are encoded together in the Pseudoalteromonas shioyasakiensis genome:
- a CDS encoding acyl-CoA dehydrogenase family protein, with the protein MAVSQSETHQVFNQPKPLENYNAYEADTVIQYWQNRFAGQWGTAHLTAFGEQVGGALLQAGFLANKHLPELTTHSRFGERIDQVDYHPSYHQLMQHAIEQGHCALPWQQKKAGSHVVRAVMAVLHNHADPGSGCPLTMTFASVPAIASQENVAAVWLPKILANHYDSDNKHWTEKKGVTIGMAMTEKQGGSDVRANTTKAHAINESGAGQLYALTGHKWFCSAPMSDAFLVLANTDEKQLSCFLVPRWLETGEKNAMYIQRLKNKLGNQSNASSEIEFRGAHGWLLGEPGRGIATIIQMVALTRYDCMLGSSSLMLQAVKEAIWHTAGRSVFGKNLHQQPLMLNVLADLAIEAEAALAISMRIAHALDNQDDSNEVALIRSATAIGKYWICKRAVQHTYEAMECIGGVGYVQDNITSRLYKEAPVNSIWEGSGNVQCLDLLRVFSREPESLEVLINELEKARSLHPDFAIKLDELKEMLTDTANLEMHARRIIEKLALLWQAATLLQFGEPLIADAFVKSRLSDVGFSQYGCLSHDIDCQAIVSRMMPKL; encoded by the coding sequence ATGGCTGTTTCTCAAAGCGAAACTCACCAAGTATTTAATCAACCCAAACCACTTGAAAACTACAACGCCTATGAGGCCGACACGGTAATTCAATACTGGCAAAATCGTTTTGCTGGGCAATGGGGGACTGCGCATTTAACGGCTTTTGGGGAGCAAGTGGGTGGTGCATTACTGCAAGCTGGATTCTTAGCAAACAAACACTTACCCGAATTAACCACTCACAGCCGCTTTGGCGAACGCATAGACCAAGTTGATTATCATCCAAGTTACCATCAGCTAATGCAGCATGCGATAGAGCAAGGGCACTGCGCTTTGCCTTGGCAGCAAAAGAAAGCCGGTAGCCATGTTGTAAGAGCGGTAATGGCGGTGCTGCACAATCATGCTGATCCGGGCTCTGGTTGCCCATTAACCATGACGTTTGCCAGTGTGCCTGCCATTGCGAGTCAAGAAAATGTCGCCGCTGTGTGGCTACCTAAAATACTGGCAAATCATTACGATTCAGACAATAAACATTGGACCGAGAAAAAAGGTGTCACCATAGGTATGGCGATGACCGAAAAACAAGGTGGCTCTGATGTTCGGGCTAATACCACTAAAGCCCATGCCATCAATGAAAGTGGTGCAGGGCAATTATATGCTTTAACCGGGCACAAATGGTTTTGCTCAGCGCCCATGAGCGACGCCTTTTTAGTACTCGCTAATACCGATGAAAAGCAATTATCTTGCTTTTTAGTGCCGCGCTGGCTCGAAACTGGCGAGAAAAATGCCATGTACATTCAGCGCTTAAAAAATAAGTTAGGTAATCAATCAAATGCGAGTTCTGAAATTGAATTCAGGGGTGCACATGGCTGGTTGCTTGGCGAGCCGGGGCGAGGCATTGCTACTATTATTCAAATGGTTGCTTTAACTCGTTATGATTGCATGCTGGGTTCAAGCTCGCTGATGTTACAAGCAGTAAAAGAAGCAATTTGGCATACAGCTGGGCGTAGTGTGTTTGGTAAAAACTTGCATCAACAGCCACTCATGCTCAATGTACTGGCAGATTTAGCTATCGAAGCAGAAGCCGCACTTGCCATTTCAATGCGTATTGCCCATGCCCTTGATAACCAAGATGATAGCAATGAAGTGGCATTAATACGCAGCGCTACAGCAATCGGTAAATATTGGATCTGTAAGCGGGCAGTGCAGCACACTTATGAGGCTATGGAATGTATTGGTGGCGTGGGTTATGTACAAGACAACATTACCAGCCGTCTTTATAAAGAAGCACCGGTTAACTCTATCTGGGAAGGCTCTGGTAATGTGCAATGCCTTGATCTTTTACGCGTGTTCAGCCGTGAGCCCGAGTCACTTGAGGTGCTTATCAATGAGCTTGAAAAAGCGCGCAGTTTGCATCCTGATTTTGCGATAAAGCTCGATGAACTTAAAGAGATGCTCACAGATACCGCAAATCTCGAAATGCATGCACGGCGCATAATTGAAAAGCTCGCGCTACTTTGGCAAGCTGCAACGCTATTACAATTTGGCGAGCCACTTATTGCCGATGCGTTTGTAAAAAGTCGTTTAAGTGACGTAGGGTTTAGTCAGTATGGCTGCCTTAGTCATGATATCGATTGTCAGGCGATTGTTTCGCGAATGATGCCAAAACTCTAA
- a CDS encoding RDD family protein, which produces MSAEFPRAGFWRRFASLIYDTLVIIAFAMLTTVLYLLAVQGLISLDLLSIGDAEDVSAFIQNSPLLYGIRSALLVVVSISFFSYFWAKSGQTIGMRAWRLKVQTLDGHLISWHQGAIRATTALLGLGNLVVLVDFKNKRALQDYIAKTEVITLTKEENKRIYRSLD; this is translated from the coding sequence ATGTCAGCTGAGTTTCCACGTGCCGGTTTCTGGCGCCGCTTTGCCTCTTTAATCTACGATACCTTGGTTATCATTGCCTTTGCGATGCTGACAACCGTACTGTATTTATTAGCCGTTCAAGGGCTAATTTCTTTAGACTTACTAAGTATTGGTGACGCTGAAGATGTATCTGCTTTCATTCAAAACTCGCCACTACTGTATGGCATTCGTAGTGCATTATTGGTAGTAGTGAGTATTAGTTTCTTTAGCTACTTTTGGGCTAAGAGCGGCCAAACTATTGGTATGCGCGCATGGCGTTTAAAGGTGCAAACCCTCGATGGTCATTTAATTAGCTGGCATCAAGGTGCTATCAGAGCGACTACTGCGCTATTAGGTTTAGGTAACTTAGTGGTGTTGGTCGATTTTAAAAATAAGCGTGCCTTGCAAGATTACATCGCAAAAACAGAAGTGATCACCCTCACCAAAGAAGAAAATAAACGAATTTATCGCTCACTTGATTAA
- the lptG gene encoding LPS export ABC transporter permease LptG, which produces MMKTLDWYLGRSIIQTTGFALMVLVGISTLIKFIEQLKSVGRGSYDIATALIYTLYSMPGDLVIFFPMAALIGGLTGLGALASNSELVVMQAAGMSRLQIIVSVMKTAMFMAICMMALGEWGAPEAQLKAKEIRNQAIYGGDVFNAKQGVWAKDGSNFINIEDVDQQGTLRGVHMYHFDKSLQLTQITKAEEAINRKDGWLLRDVNKVMITPEQISTEQHKEEFYDSQLTAEKLGVVSVKPEALSFTGLWSYLGYLQQNEQDTSTYELALWRKIMQPVSIAVMLLVALSFIFGPLRTVTMGARIIMGVITGITFHLTNEIFGPVVMVYQIPAVVGAVLPSLLFIGFATYLLNKRV; this is translated from the coding sequence ATGATGAAAACACTCGACTGGTATTTAGGTCGCAGCATAATTCAAACAACCGGTTTTGCTTTAATGGTGCTGGTAGGTATTAGTACCCTGATTAAGTTTATTGAGCAGTTAAAATCGGTTGGCCGTGGTAGCTATGATATTGCAACCGCGCTGATTTACACCTTGTATAGCATGCCGGGTGATTTAGTTATTTTCTTCCCAATGGCGGCGTTGATTGGTGGCTTAACTGGTTTAGGTGCATTGGCCTCAAACAGTGAGCTGGTCGTTATGCAAGCTGCGGGTATGTCACGCCTGCAAATCATTGTATCAGTCATGAAAACCGCGATGTTTATGGCGATTTGTATGATGGCGCTAGGTGAATGGGGTGCCCCTGAAGCACAGCTCAAAGCTAAAGAAATACGCAACCAAGCGATTTATGGTGGTGATGTATTTAATGCTAAGCAAGGTGTGTGGGCGAAAGATGGTAGCAACTTTATTAATATTGAAGATGTCGATCAGCAAGGCACTTTACGTGGCGTGCACATGTATCACTTTGATAAATCGTTACAACTTACCCAAATTACCAAGGCAGAAGAAGCAATAAACCGTAAAGATGGTTGGTTACTTCGTGATGTAAATAAAGTCATGATCACGCCAGAGCAGATCAGTACTGAACAGCACAAAGAAGAGTTTTACGACTCGCAACTGACCGCCGAGAAATTAGGAGTGGTGTCGGTTAAGCCCGAAGCGCTTTCGTTTACTGGGCTTTGGTCATATTTAGGTTATTTGCAGCAAAATGAGCAAGACACCAGCACTTATGAGCTAGCGCTATGGCGTAAGATCATGCAGCCAGTATCTATCGCCGTTATGTTGTTAGTTGCTTTATCGTTTATATTCGGCCCGCTTCGCACAGTAACTATGGGTGCACGTATCATCATGGGTGTTATAACCGGTATTACTTTCCACTTAACCAATGAGATATTTGGTCCTGTGGTGATGGTATACCAAATTCCAGCTGTGGTTGGTGCCGTATTACCAAGCCTACTGTTTATTGGTTTTGCGACTTATCTATTGAATAAACGAGTTTGA
- the lptF gene encoding LPS export ABC transporter permease LptF — translation MLIFRYLTTEVFKSQVAVFLTLMTIFVSQKFVVILGDASEGGLPAKLVLSMIALKLPQLASLILPLSIFLGIILAYSRIYADSEMTVFKACGVSEWYVVRVTLISSTAMAILAGALTLYVAPWASEQEYQLKEQAKADAGLSALRAGRFQQTGNEKAVVFIHNMENGGKELHKVFVAQLPDREKGDLARLVYAERGVVIEQDNGEQQLVLNDGKRYETDGESAALNLTEFDGYSVQIQDQEIEHQRRKLEAIPTFDLFKMKTSEAIAQWQWRLAIPLSIPLLTLLAVPLSVVNPRQGKFAKLVPAISLYLGYFILLNAAKFAVEDGKIPPSIGLWWIHLSALFIGGFLIIKGRPLGAWLKAVVTKRELSA, via the coding sequence TTGCTAATTTTTCGTTATTTGACCACTGAAGTCTTCAAGTCGCAGGTCGCCGTATTTTTAACTTTGATGACTATTTTTGTGTCTCAAAAGTTTGTTGTTATTTTAGGAGACGCCTCTGAAGGGGGTCTTCCAGCTAAACTTGTGCTTTCGATGATTGCACTAAAACTTCCTCAACTTGCTTCCCTTATCTTACCTTTGAGTATCTTCTTAGGGATTATTTTGGCATATAGTCGCATTTATGCAGACAGCGAAATGACAGTTTTCAAAGCCTGTGGTGTCAGTGAGTGGTATGTGGTTCGTGTCACGCTTATCTCAAGTACTGCGATGGCTATTTTAGCGGGTGCGCTTACTCTTTATGTTGCGCCATGGGCCAGTGAGCAAGAATATCAATTAAAAGAGCAAGCCAAAGCAGATGCAGGCTTATCGGCATTACGTGCAGGGCGTTTTCAGCAAACGGGTAATGAGAAAGCCGTAGTCTTCATTCACAATATGGAAAATGGCGGAAAAGAGCTACACAAGGTATTTGTTGCGCAGTTACCAGATCGTGAAAAAGGTGACTTAGCCCGTTTAGTATATGCAGAGCGTGGTGTGGTGATTGAGCAAGATAACGGTGAGCAGCAACTTGTTCTTAACGATGGTAAGCGCTACGAAACAGATGGCGAGTCTGCTGCGTTAAACCTAACAGAGTTCGATGGTTACAGTGTACAAATTCAAGATCAAGAGATAGAGCATCAGCGTCGTAAATTAGAAGCTATACCAACGTTTGATTTATTCAAAATGAAGACCTCTGAAGCCATTGCGCAGTGGCAGTGGCGTTTAGCTATTCCGCTTTCAATTCCGTTATTAACTTTACTTGCAGTGCCTTTGAGTGTGGTGAATCCGCGCCAAGGTAAATTCGCTAAATTAGTGCCTGCAATCAGCTTGTATTTAGGGTACTTCATTTTATTGAATGCCGCTAAGTTTGCTGTTGAAGATGGTAAAATTCCGCCTTCAATTGGTTTATGGTGGATCCATTTATCAGCCTTGTTTATTGGTGGTTTCTTGATTATTAAAGGTCGTCCGCTCGGCGCATGGTTAAAGGCAGTTGTGACTAAGCGGGAGTTAAGCGCATGA
- the pepA gene encoding leucyl aminopeptidase: protein MEFSVKSGSPEKQRSACIVVGVYEPRRLSPIGEQLDKISDGYISNLLRRGDLEGKPGQVLLLHHVPNVLSERVLLVGCGKERELDDKQYKQIISKTINTLNETGSMEAVCFLTEQHVKSRDTYWKVRQAVETTQDCLYTFNQLKSKKSDPRRPLRKIVFNVPTRRELTIGESAIEHGLAIAAGSKLCKDVANMPPNICNPAYLGEQAQEIADNFDNVSVDIIGEEKMAELGMNSYLAVGRGSANESVMSVINYQGGDKDQAPIVLVGKGLTFDSGGISIKPGEAMDEMKYDMGGAAGVIGTMRALVQMQLPINVVGVLAGCENMPGSNAYRPGDILTTMSGQTVEVLNTDAEGRLVLCDALTYVERFEPDTVVDVATLTGACIIALGSHATGLLSNHNPLAHDLLKASEQSGDRAWQLPLWDDYQEQLESPFADFTNLGGRAAGTITAACFLSKFTKKYNWAHLDIAGTAWRSGGKNKGATGRPVPMLTQYLLNRAGVSEASHD, encoded by the coding sequence ATGGAATTTAGCGTAAAAAGTGGTAGTCCAGAAAAGCAACGTAGCGCATGTATTGTAGTAGGCGTTTATGAGCCACGTCGTTTATCCCCCATTGGTGAACAATTAGATAAAATCAGTGACGGTTATATCTCAAACTTACTACGCCGTGGTGACCTTGAAGGTAAACCAGGCCAAGTATTGCTATTGCATCATGTACCTAATGTACTGAGCGAGCGTGTACTACTAGTAGGTTGTGGTAAAGAGCGTGAGCTTGATGACAAACAATATAAACAAATCATCTCAAAAACGATTAACACGCTAAACGAAACCGGTTCGATGGAAGCGGTATGCTTTTTAACTGAGCAACACGTTAAAAGCCGTGACACTTATTGGAAAGTACGCCAAGCAGTTGAAACAACTCAAGACTGCTTGTACACCTTCAATCAACTGAAAAGCAAAAAGAGCGACCCGCGTCGCCCACTACGTAAAATTGTTTTCAACGTACCAACACGTCGCGAGTTAACCATTGGCGAAAGTGCAATTGAGCATGGCTTAGCCATCGCTGCAGGTAGCAAGTTATGTAAAGACGTTGCTAACATGCCGCCAAATATCTGTAACCCAGCTTATTTAGGTGAGCAAGCACAAGAAATTGCTGATAACTTCGATAATGTAAGCGTTGATATTATTGGTGAAGAAAAAATGGCAGAGCTGGGTATGAATTCATACCTAGCAGTTGGCCGTGGTAGTGCTAATGAATCGGTTATGTCGGTGATTAACTATCAAGGTGGCGACAAAGACCAAGCGCCAATCGTGTTAGTGGGTAAAGGCTTAACCTTTGACTCAGGTGGTATTTCAATCAAGCCAGGTGAAGCCATGGATGAAATGAAATACGACATGGGTGGTGCAGCAGGTGTTATTGGTACTATGCGCGCTTTAGTGCAAATGCAATTACCGATTAACGTTGTTGGTGTTTTAGCGGGTTGTGAAAACATGCCTGGCTCAAACGCTTATCGCCCGGGTGATATCTTAACAACTATGTCAGGTCAAACAGTTGAAGTGTTAAATACCGACGCTGAAGGCCGTTTAGTACTGTGTGATGCACTCACTTATGTTGAGCGCTTTGAACCAGATACCGTTGTCGACGTAGCAACACTGACAGGTGCGTGTATTATCGCGCTGGGTTCACATGCCACAGGTTTACTATCAAACCACAACCCACTTGCCCATGACCTACTAAAAGCGTCTGAGCAAAGTGGCGACCGCGCATGGCAGTTACCTTTATGGGATGACTATCAAGAGCAACTTGAAAGCCCATTCGCAGATTTCACCAACTTAGGTGGCCGTGCTGCAGGTACGATTACAGCGGCATGCTTCTTATCTAAATTCACCAAAAAATATAACTGGGCGCATTTAGATATCGCAGGTACAGCATGGCGCAGCGGCGGTAAAAACAAAGGTGCAACCGGTCGTCCGGTGCCTATGTTGACTCAGTATTTACTGAACCGCGCAGGCGTGAGTGAAGCAAGTCACGATTAA
- a CDS encoding DNA polymerase III subunit chi has product MNMNAQFYVLKQDDSVHQTAGAVFDLAAKIAADQYRLGHRVFIYADNTDTAHTIDDIIWSFEPDSFVPHNLQGEGPKGGALVEIGMTPPVGNRKILINLAEHLPDFIRRFQQVYDFVPVEPNAKQAARERFKKLRQLGAHIATQEIDI; this is encoded by the coding sequence ATGAATATGAACGCACAATTTTACGTTCTAAAACAAGATGATAGTGTCCACCAAACGGCTGGCGCTGTTTTCGATCTGGCAGCTAAAATTGCTGCGGATCAGTATCGTCTAGGTCATCGCGTATTTATTTACGCTGATAACACCGACACGGCCCACACAATCGACGACATCATTTGGTCATTTGAACCAGATAGTTTTGTACCACACAACTTACAAGGTGAAGGCCCTAAAGGTGGCGCTCTGGTTGAAATTGGTATGACTCCACCTGTCGGCAACAGAAAAATATTAATCAACTTAGCTGAACACCTACCGGATTTTATTCGCCGTTTTCAGCAGGTTTATGATTTCGTACCCGTTGAGCCAAATGCTAAGCAAGCCGCCCGTGAGCGGTTTAAAAAGCTTCGCCAACTGGGCGCCCATATTGCAACGCAAGAAATTGACATTTAA
- a CDS encoding valine--tRNA ligase produces MDKTYNPQDIEQSLYQGWEENGYFKPSGQGDAYSIMIPPPNVTGSLHMGHAFQDTIMDTLTRLKRMQGNNTLWQVGTDHAGIATQMLVERKLAAEEGKTRHDLGREAFIDKIWEWKNHSGGTITKQLRRLGASVDWDRERFTMDEGLSEAVKEVFVRLHKEDLIYRGKRLVNWDPKLHTAISDLEVENKDKQGHMWNLRYPLADGVKTKDGKDYIIVATTRPETMLGDSGVAVNPDDERYQDLIGKEILLPIVNRRIPIVADEHADMEKGTGCVKITPAHDFNDNEVGKRHQLPMINIFNKDAAVLSEGESYTFDGKELELDAPIPERLHGLDRFDARKAIVSEFEELGLLEKIEDHSLTVPYGDRSGVVIEPLLTDQWYVRVAPLAEPAKEAVKNGDIKFVPQQYENMYFSWMNDVQDWCISRQLWWGHRIPAWYDNEGNVYVGRDEAEVRRDNNLSDDVALKQDEDVLDTWFSSALWTFSTQGWPANTDDLKTFHPSDVLVTGFDIIFFWVARMIMMTMHFIKDEDGKPQVPFKTVYVTGLIRDENGDKMSKSKGNVLDPIDMIDGIDLESLVEKRTGNMMQPQLAKKIEKNTRKTFENGIEAHGTDALRFTLAAMASTGRDINWDMNRLEGYRNFCNKLWNASRYVLMNTEEQDCGFATDAEKQYSLADRWILGQFEATVKTYTEHLENYRFDLAANTIYEFTWNQFCDWYLELTKPVLFKGNEAQQRGTRHTLITVLESLLRLMHPLMPYITETIWQRVAPLAGIETAGTSIMVQGFPVYNEANVDSQAMDDLEWVKQFILAIRNIRGEMDISPSKPLSVLLANASDEDKRRLTENEAFLASLAKLEEFTLLDNKDEAPACATSYVGNLEIMIPMAGLIDVEAELARIAKQLEKAEKGLAQVNNKLANEKFVNNAPEAVLAKEHAKLAEFTDAKDKLLAQKAKIESL; encoded by the coding sequence ATGGATAAAACCTATAATCCGCAAGATATTGAACAGTCTTTATACCAAGGCTGGGAAGAAAATGGCTACTTTAAACCGTCTGGCCAAGGTGACGCATACTCAATTATGATCCCGCCACCAAACGTCACGGGTAGCTTACACATGGGCCATGCATTCCAAGATACCATCATGGATACGCTAACGCGTTTAAAGCGTATGCAAGGCAACAACACTTTATGGCAAGTAGGTACTGACCACGCAGGTATTGCAACGCAAATGCTTGTTGAGCGTAAGCTTGCTGCTGAAGAAGGTAAAACACGTCACGACCTTGGCCGTGAAGCATTTATCGATAAAATCTGGGAGTGGAAAAACCACTCTGGTGGCACGATCACTAAACAATTACGTCGTTTAGGCGCTTCTGTAGATTGGGACCGTGAGCGTTTCACTATGGACGAAGGCCTTTCTGAAGCGGTTAAAGAAGTATTCGTACGTCTTCACAAAGAAGATTTAATCTACCGTGGTAAGCGCCTAGTTAACTGGGATCCAAAATTACACACTGCGATTTCTGATCTTGAAGTTGAAAACAAAGACAAACAAGGTCACATGTGGAACCTACGTTACCCACTTGCTGATGGCGTAAAAACCAAAGATGGTAAAGACTACATCATTGTTGCGACAACACGTCCTGAAACAATGCTAGGTGATTCAGGTGTTGCTGTTAACCCTGATGATGAGCGTTACCAAGATCTGATCGGTAAAGAAATTTTACTGCCTATCGTAAACCGTCGTATTCCAATTGTTGCCGATGAACATGCAGACATGGAAAAAGGCACAGGTTGTGTGAAAATCACGCCTGCCCACGACTTTAACGATAACGAAGTAGGTAAACGTCACCAACTACCAATGATCAACATCTTCAATAAAGATGCAGCGGTATTAAGCGAAGGCGAAAGCTACACATTCGACGGTAAAGAGCTTGAATTAGACGCGCCAATTCCTGAGCGTCTACATGGCCTTGACCGCTTTGATGCACGAAAAGCGATTGTGAGCGAATTTGAAGAACTTGGTCTATTAGAAAAAATTGAAGATCATAGCCTAACAGTTCCTTACGGTGACCGTTCTGGCGTAGTGATTGAGCCTCTTCTTACCGATCAGTGGTACGTGCGCGTAGCACCACTTGCTGAGCCTGCAAAAGAAGCAGTTAAAAATGGCGACATTAAGTTCGTACCTCAACAATACGAGAACATGTACTTCTCGTGGATGAACGACGTACAAGACTGGTGTATTTCACGTCAGCTTTGGTGGGGTCACCGCATCCCTGCTTGGTACGACAACGAAGGTAACGTATACGTTGGTCGTGACGAAGCTGAAGTACGCCGCGATAACAACCTTTCTGATGATGTTGCACTTAAGCAAGACGAAGACGTTTTAGATACCTGGTTCTCATCTGCGCTTTGGACTTTCTCAACGCAAGGCTGGCCTGCAAACACTGATGACTTAAAAACTTTCCACCCGTCAGACGTATTGGTAACAGGTTTCGACATCATCTTCTTCTGGGTTGCTCGTATGATCATGATGACCATGCACTTCATCAAAGATGAAGACGGCAAGCCACAAGTACCATTTAAAACCGTTTACGTAACTGGCCTTATCCGCGATGAAAACGGCGATAAGATGTCTAAATCGAAAGGTAACGTACTTGATCCTATCGACATGATTGACGGTATCGATCTTGAAAGCCTAGTTGAAAAGCGCACTGGTAACATGATGCAGCCACAACTAGCGAAGAAGATTGAGAAGAACACTCGTAAAACATTCGAAAACGGTATCGAAGCACACGGTACAGACGCACTGCGTTTCACCCTTGCAGCAATGGCTTCAACAGGTCGTGATATCAACTGGGATATGAACCGTCTTGAAGGTTACCGTAACTTCTGTAACAAACTATGGAACGCAAGCCGTTACGTATTGATGAACACAGAAGAGCAAGACTGTGGTTTCGCTACAGATGCTGAAAAACAGTACTCACTCGCTGATCGTTGGATTTTAGGCCAGTTTGAAGCAACTGTTAAAACCTATACTGAGCATCTAGAAAACTACCGTTTTGACCTAGCAGCAAACACCATTTATGAGTTCACTTGGAACCAATTCTGTGACTGGTACCTAGAACTTACTAAACCTGTATTGTTTAAAGGTAACGAAGCACAGCAACGTGGTACTCGTCATACCTTAATCACGGTATTAGAAAGCCTACTTCGCTTAATGCACCCGTTAATGCCATACATCACAGAAACTATTTGGCAACGCGTGGCACCACTTGCAGGTATCGAAACTGCGGGCACTAGCATCATGGTTCAAGGTTTCCCTGTATACAATGAAGCAAATGTTGATAGCCAAGCGATGGACGACCTAGAATGGGTTAAACAGTTCATTCTTGCTATTCGTAACATCCGTGGTGAAATGGATATCAGCCCAAGCAAACCATTATCGGTATTGCTTGCTAATGCGTCTGACGAAGACAAACGCCGCTTAACGGAAAACGAAGCATTCTTAGCATCTCTTGCTAAGCTTGAAGAGTTCACGCTTCTTGATAACAAAGACGAAGCACCTGCGTGTGCAACATCGTATGTTGGTAACCTTGAGATCATGATCCCAATGGCTGGCCTAATCGATGTTGAAGCTGAATTAGCTCGTATCGCGAAGCAGCTTGAAAAAGCAGAGAAAGGCTTAGCTCAAGTTAATAACAAATTAGCTAACGAGAAGTTCGTAAATAATGCGCCAGAAGCTGTGCTTGCGAAAGAGCATGCTAAGCTGGCTGAGTTTACAGATGCGAAAGACAAACTATTAGCGCAAAAAGCGAAAATCGAAAGTCTATAA
- a CDS encoding outer membrane protein transport protein gives MKFTKTLIAASLAVVSADSFAAAFQLAEQNVSGLGRAYAGEAAVADDASVVARNPALMSLFKDKQISVAGIAVIPDVSLKGESAAYGLDESSIDDDSIAPSAFIPAGYFTMPLNDKVSLGFGAFSNFGLSTEFKDDYAAGSIAGETEIVTVNMNASASYKINEQFSLGLGLNYVYADAKVVRNAGTNPFGIPASTQIAHLEGDDYGFGWNIGAMYQLDENNRFGFNYRSETDIDFEGEYSNQLPAAVGGLAGTVVPGELKLTLPAIAEFSGSHQIDKKLGVHYSILWTGWDSFQKLEAYVPGVESPVFSKEENFSDSMRYSIGTDYQYSDALLLRAGIAYDESPADQSHLSISIPDTDRFWFSFGGNYALSENSNVDLGVSILRGKTQNFSEKDSLAASLGQDVSWEYESKGHAVLIGAQYNYKF, from the coding sequence ATGAAGTTCACTAAAACACTAATTGCAGCATCACTTGCTGTTGTTTCTGCTGACAGCTTCGCTGCAGCTTTCCAATTAGCAGAGCAAAACGTTTCAGGTTTAGGTCGCGCATACGCTGGTGAAGCAGCTGTTGCAGATGACGCATCAGTTGTTGCTCGTAACCCTGCACTTATGTCTTTATTCAAAGACAAGCAAATCTCAGTAGCAGGTATTGCTGTAATTCCAGATGTAAGCTTAAAAGGCGAAAGTGCTGCATACGGCTTAGATGAAAGCTCTATCGATGACGATAGCATCGCACCATCTGCATTTATCCCTGCAGGTTACTTCACAATGCCTTTAAACGATAAAGTGTCTTTAGGCTTTGGTGCTTTTTCAAACTTCGGTCTTTCAACTGAGTTTAAAGATGACTACGCGGCAGGCTCTATTGCTGGTGAAACTGAAATCGTTACCGTTAATATGAATGCAAGCGCTTCATACAAAATCAACGAACAGTTCAGCCTAGGTCTTGGTTTAAACTATGTTTATGCTGATGCGAAAGTTGTTCGTAATGCAGGTACTAACCCGTTTGGCATACCAGCGAGCACGCAAATCGCTCACCTTGAAGGTGACGACTACGGCTTTGGTTGGAACATTGGTGCTATGTATCAGTTAGACGAAAACAACCGTTTTGGTTTTAACTACCGCAGTGAAACAGATATCGACTTTGAAGGCGAGTACTCAAACCAACTTCCAGCTGCAGTTGGCGGTTTAGCGGGCACTGTAGTACCAGGTGAGTTAAAACTGACTTTACCAGCAATTGCTGAGTTCTCAGGTTCACACCAAATCGATAAGAAGCTAGGCGTACACTACAGCATTTTATGGACTGGTTGGGACAGCTTCCAAAAATTAGAAGCTTACGTACCAGGTGTTGAATCTCCAGTATTCTCTAAAGAAGAGAACTTCTCTGATTCAATGCGTTACTCTATCGGTACTGACTACCAGTACAGCGATGCACTTTTACTTCGTGCAGGTATTGCATACGATGAGTCACCAGCAGACCAATCACACCTTTCAATCTCTATCCCTGATACAGATCGTTTCTGGTTCTCGTTTGGTGGTAACTACGCATTAAGCGAAAACTCAAATGTTGACTTAGGTGTAAGTATCCTTCGTGGCAAAACACAAAACTTCTCTGAAAAAGACAGCCTAGCAGCTTCTTTAGGCCAAGATGTTTCATGGGAGTATGAATCAAAAGGTCACGCAGTTCTAATTGGTGCTCAGTACAACTACAAATTTTAA